In one Catenovulum adriaticum genomic region, the following are encoded:
- the purN gene encoding phosphoribosylglycinamide formyltransferase: MTAESKKIVVLISGSGSNLQALIDNQLSGQLGGQIAAVISNKQQAYGLVRANNANISTHVVNHQDYSNREDYDQALSEVIDTYQPDLVVLAGFMRILTAAFVQKYVGKMLNIHPSLLPKYQGLNTHQRAIDAGDKMHGVSVHFVTEELDGGPVVCQAKIEVTDSDTAETLAQRIHAKEHIIYPKVVRWFCQQRLKMHHNQAWLDDKVLPVTGELYVEKN, translated from the coding sequence GTGACAGCTGAAAGCAAAAAAATAGTTGTTTTGATTTCAGGCAGTGGTTCAAATCTTCAAGCTTTGATCGACAATCAATTATCTGGCCAGCTTGGTGGCCAGATTGCTGCTGTGATTTCTAATAAACAGCAAGCTTATGGTTTAGTTAGAGCCAATAATGCAAACATTTCTACCCATGTTGTAAATCATCAAGATTATTCAAATCGCGAAGATTATGATCAAGCACTCAGTGAAGTAATTGATACCTACCAACCTGATTTAGTGGTCTTAGCTGGTTTTATGCGAATTTTAACCGCTGCATTCGTGCAAAAATATGTTGGAAAAATGTTGAACATTCATCCATCATTGTTGCCTAAGTATCAAGGGTTAAATACTCACCAGCGAGCAATTGACGCTGGTGATAAAATGCATGGCGTGAGTGTCCACTTTGTAACTGAAGAATTAGATGGCGGACCCGTTGTTTGTCAGGCCAAAATTGAAGTTACAGATTCTGACACGGCGGAAACACTCGCTCAACGGATCCATGCTAAAGAACATATAATTTACCCTAAAGTTGTACGATGGTTTTGCCAGCAAAGGTTAAAAATGCACCATAACCAAGCTTGGCTTGATGATAAAGTGTTACCCGTAACAGGTGAGCTCTATGTTGAAAAAAATTAG
- a CDS encoding DUF3108 domain-containing protein, whose protein sequence is MLKKISCFSYSCILAISMVGFSANSSPTQTTQNHVLTPFNAKYKVSKGRLNLGSAKRQLSQIDENRFTFSYFSELSFLILSDHRRETSELTIDEQTVTPIRYLFKREGTGSDKSTTLSFKESNIIDNEENVEIDADASIHWYDEISYQLQMKLDLAAGKTEMKYYLIDHKKRDKLYHFKVVANETIEVPAGKIKTVKLQRIRKNSDRLTEFWLAPELGYLLVRIRQERDGSEVADAQLEKYVFTPL, encoded by the coding sequence ATGTTGAAAAAAATTAGTTGTTTTTCGTATTCATGTATTTTAGCTATTAGTATGGTGGGCTTTTCTGCGAATAGTTCACCAACACAAACAACGCAAAATCATGTATTAACACCATTTAATGCTAAATATAAAGTTTCAAAAGGCCGCCTCAATTTAGGTTCAGCTAAGCGCCAACTATCCCAAATTGATGAAAATCGTTTCACGTTTTCATATTTTTCAGAGCTATCTTTTCTGATTTTAAGTGATCATCGCAGAGAAACCTCTGAATTAACCATCGATGAGCAAACAGTTACTCCTATTCGCTACTTATTTAAACGTGAAGGTACAGGTAGCGACAAAAGCACAACGCTAAGTTTTAAAGAATCTAACATTATAGATAATGAAGAAAACGTTGAAATAGATGCCGACGCTAGTATTCATTGGTATGATGAAATAAGCTACCAACTTCAAATGAAGCTAGATTTAGCAGCCGGTAAAACCGAAATGAAATACTACCTTATCGATCATAAAAAACGAGATAAGTTATATCATTTTAAAGTCGTGGCCAACGAAACAATTGAAGTACCAGCGGGTAAAATAAAAACGGTCAAATTACAAAGAATTAGAAAAAACAGTGACCGCCTTACAGAATTTTGGTTAGCGCCCGAATTAGGCTATTTATTAGTTCGTATCAGACAAGAGCGCGACGGCAGCGAAGTAGCAGACGCTCAGCTAGAAAAATATGTTTTTACCCCACTATAA